The window TACGCTGTCTGCGACTTCGACACTCACCGTGGCCGTTGCGTCCTCGATGTCGAGTTCGTTGACGACGCCCCGAAGTTGATTTCGGAGGCTGGTGTGGCCATCCGACGGCGAGTGAGGGTCCATCAGCACGACGGCATCGGCTCGCACGGCGATTTCGACGTCTTCGGCTGCTTCCGGCACGCGGGCCGATATCTCCCCGGCAGCCGTTTGGACGGTCGCCAGTTCGCCGTACTGGTCGGTGACCGTTCCCGAGATGACGGATTCGGGGACGCTCGTCACGCCCGAGAGTTCGACGCGCAACCGCTCGAACCGTCGGATGAGGTCGAGCGCGTCGTCGGTCAGTTCGGTTCCGCCGCCGTCCTTGCCGCCGCGGGCCCGCCGCGTCAGTTGGCCGATGGCGTCCTCCAGTTCGACTACGCGCCGCTGGAGGTGTGGATACGACCGGCCGAGTTCGTCGGCTGCTCTGTGCATCGACCCGAACCGGTCGATGGCTCGCAGCATCTCGATATCGCGGCCGGTGACCGTCGTCTCGCCGATGGCGAGGTGCGGTTCGAAACCCTTCCTGAGCGTCATTGATGACTCCTTCGAGGCGGTGACGACACGGCGTTTCGGCTCAGTATATCAACTCTCCCGAGATAAACTTCCGGGTGCGGTCGTCCGATGGGTCCTCGAAGATGACCTCCGTCGGCGCGATTTCCGTGATGCTCCCATCGAGCAGCACCGCGACGCGGTCGGCGACGCGCTCGGCCTGATGCATGTCGTGTGTCGCGACGACGACGCCGATACCCCGGCTCCGGGCCTCGGCGATTGCTTCCTCGATGACGGCCGTGTTTCGCGGGTCCAGGTCCGAGGTCGGCTCGTCGAGCAACAGGACGTCCGGGTCGTAGGCCAGCGCGCGGGCGAAGGAGACACGTTGGGCCTCGCCGCCCGAGAGGGAGCCGGCGTGTTGGTCCATCTTCTCGGTCAGGCCAACGATATCGAGGGACTCGCAAACGGCGTCGGCGGTGCCGTTCGCCCCGACGAGCGAGCGGAGTTCGCTACGGAACCGTTCGCCCCACGACCTGCGGATGCGAAGCCCGTATTCGACGTTGCGGGCGACCGACCCATCGAAGAGGCTGGCCTCCTGAAAGACCATCCCGATACGGCGGCGCAGCGACAGCCGCTCGGTTTCGTCGGCGGTCCACACGTCCGTTCCGTCGAAGGTGACGGCCCCGTCGTCCGGTTCGAGCGACAGCGCGAGCATCCGGAGCAGCGTCGTCTTGCCGACGCCCGAGGGGCCGATGACGGCGACGACCTCGCCGGGTTCGATGTCGATAGAGACGTTTCGGAAGACGGCTTCGTCGCCGTAGGCCTGTGTAACGTCGGTCGCACGGAGCATCAGCGCTGGACCCCCTGGTCGCCGAAGCGGACGACGATGGCGTTGATGGTCAACACGAGGACGACCAAAATCGCGCCGAGCACCATCGCGGTCTCGTACTGGCCCTGCCGGGCTTCGAGTTGGATGGCGGTCGTCAGCGTCCGGGTCTTCGAGACGCCATCGGCGCTCGTGATGTTGCCGCCGACGATGAGGACGGACCCGACCTCGCTGATGGCGCGGCCGAACCCGGCCAGGATGGCCGTCGCGATGCCGTACCGCGCCTCCTTGATGACGACGAGCGCCACGTCGAGTCGCGTGCCGCCGAGGACGTGGGCGGCATCGCGGACGTTCTCGTTCACGCTCGTGATAGCTGCGAGACTGATGGCCGTAATCGGCGGCGTCGCGAGGACGAACTGCGACATGATCATCGCCTCTTTGGTGAAAATCAGGTTCAGCGACCCGAGCGGTCCCTGATTGGAGACCGCAAACAGGACCACGAGGCCGACGACGACGCTGGGAAAGCCCATCCCTGTGTTGATGACCGACTTCACGAACTGCTTGCCGGGGAAGTCGGTAAAGCCCATCACGATGGCGACTGGGATGCTGAACAGCGTACTCAGCGTCACGGCGATGAGGCTCACGTACAGCGAGACGTAGATGATGCTCGCGACGTAGCCCTCCCGAAACGGGAGGTCGAGGAAGGCCGGCAGTAGCTGTAGCGCCGAATCGAGCGGCACGGTCACTCGTCGGAGGAGTCGCTACTCCAACCTTCCGGAACGTACTGTTGGAAGTTCGGGTCCTCGGAGACGGCCTCGGGGAAGAACAGCTGTTCGCCGTTCATCTGGTAGTTCGAAATGGCCTCCTGTGCGCCGGGGCTGGTAATCCAGCCGATGTAGGCCATCGCGAGGTCGTAGTTGGCGTTGTCGTGGACGCCGGGGTTGACCGCCATGATGCCGTAGGGGTTCGCGAGGATTTCCGGGCCGTCCTCGATGGGGCCCTGTACGAGGATGGTGAGGTCGATTTCGGAGCGCTGGGAGATGAAGGTCCCGCGGTCCGAGAGAGTGTAGGCGCCCTGCTGGTTGGCGATGTTCAGCGCCTCGCCCATCCCGCTGCCGGTCTCCTGATACCAGTCGCCGCCGGGTTCGGTTCCCGCCGCCGCCCAGAGGTTGCGTTCCTTGGCGTGGGTCCCGGAGTTGTCACCACGGGAGACGAACGGCGCTTCCGTGTCGGCGATGGCGTCGAGCGCCTCGGTCGCCGAACTCATCCCCTGAACGCCCGCCGGGTCGCTTTCGGGGCCGACGATGACGAAGTCGTTGAACATCAGGTCCCGGCGGTTGATGCCGTAGCCGTTGCGCATGAACTCGTCTTCGAGGCCGCGGGCGTGGACCATCACCACGTCCGAATCGCCGTTGCGGGCCGATTCGAGGGCCGCGCCGGTCCCCTGTGCGACGGCGTCAACGGTCACGCCGTACATCTCCTCGAAGTCGGGATGAATCTCGTCGAGCAGCCCCGTGTCGTAGGTGCTCGTCGTCGTCGTAAGCGTCAGCGTCTCGCCGGCTACGTCCGGTTGGTTGCCGCCGGCGCCGTTGCCGCCGATGGCCTGTCCACACCCCGCCACGCTCGTGAGCGTCCCCGCGCCCACCGCCGCGATGAACTGTCGCCGTTGTATCGGCATGGGAACACCGATGGGCCCATCCCAATTATACTTTCCGTCCCTCATGTAACCAAAGAGGGTTACTCTTCCGTAGGCGGTAATCGAAATTATACATGGGTAAAAGCGTATTTTGGGCTACTATTCTACGTATTCGGGGTGTAGTACGAAACCTTGGATGTAAGCTATAATTGGTTACAAAGGTCGGTTCGAGTTCTCCGATACCTCGCTCACACGTCCTTGCGGTGTCCGTGATGGCCGCCCCGAAAAGGCATGCAGACAGGCACGCAAACGTTCCGAATCTAAAAGAGGCTGAGGTCGCCCGTTACCTTGTCGACGACGTTCTCCGGGCCGGGTCCGACCGCGAGCGCGGTGACGGTGCCGGGTTCCAGTTGCGTGTGGCCGGCGTCACGAACCAGCGCGTAGGGCAGTCCTTCACGCCGGGCCTTGTCGGCGAGTTCCTGTAACTGCGATTCGCTTTTGCCTTTCAGGACGATTTTCTTCTGACCGCCGGATTTCCACGACGATTGGGTACTGGAATCGGCGTCCTCGTAGGCCTGCAGCGAGGCGTGTGCGACCTGTGCGGCGAGTTTACCTTTCCCCATCCCAACGTCGGTGCGGGCGACGATGGCCTGTTTCATACTACGGACTGGGCGGGTGACGGACAAAAACCGGGCGGTTACCGTGCCGTCGCTCGACGATACTGGAGGTTTATACCGCTTGGCGGGCAAGCCAGGCGCGATGGCCCTCCACGCCCTCCGGGACCTGCTCGTGTCCCCGAGAGACTTCTTCGAATCGCGCCACCCGCAAACGCTCGTCTGGCCCGCTATCGGTGCTATCCTGCTGGTGGCAGTCGTCACCGCCGTCGGCCTGTGGGCGGTGATGCAACTCGCGCTCGCGGACCTCCCGCCCGAGGGGCGCGACGCGTTCCAGCGGGTGTTCGGCACCGTCGTCGTCCTCCTTCCGATTATCATGCTTATCAGTTGGGCCATCATCGCCGGCGTCGTCCACCTTCTCGTCCGTGGCGATGCCGAGGCGGCGACCTACGGCCGGACGTTCGGTATCGTCGGCCTCGCGGCCCTCCTCGAAATCCCCGCGACCGTTATCGGCTTCGCGCGGGCCTACATGCTGTTCGCATCGGTGTCGTTTTCGGACCCCCAAGTGGCACAGCGACAAATCGAAACAGCATCAGGCGGCGGCGACCCGCTTGTGTTGCTCGTCTGGGTTCTCGTGACGCTCTGGAAAGGCTACGTCTGGAAGGAGGGGCTGATCGGTGCCTACAACCTCCCAAGCGACAGCGCGACGCTGGCCGCGGCCGCCGCCGTCGCCATCTCGCTTCTCATGGTGTTCTTCGGTTAACTCGCATCGTGGACCTTTAAGCCCCTGAAGCCCCCCTCTCAGGGCATGATACTCTCCGATGCGGACATCCGCCGTCGCCTGACGGACGGCGACCTCGTCGTCGAACCTCTCGACGACCCCGAGTTGCAGATTCAGCCCGCCAGCATCGACCTCCGACTCGGCCGGGAGTTCCTGGAGTTCCAGCGCACCAACATCCCCTGTATCCACCCCAACAGCGAACAGGAGGTCGACGAGTACGTCGACGAGACCTACGTCGAGGAAGGCGAGGACTTCATCCTCCATCCCGGCGATTTCGTCCTCGGGACGACCAAGGAACGCGTCGAAATCCCGGCGGACCTCATCGCCCACGTCGAGGGCCGGTCGTCGCTCGGCCGGCTCGCGGTCGTCGTCCACGCGACGGCGGGCCTCTGTGACCCCGGCTACGAGGGTCAGATCACGCTCGAGTTGTCGAACCTCGGGACCGCGCCGGTCGCGCTGACGCCCGACATGCGCATCTCGCAGTTGACCTTCACCGAACTGAAAAACCCCGCCGAACGGCCCTACGGCGCCGAGCGCGGGTCGAAATATCAGGGACAGGCCGGGCCGCAGGCCTCCCGCATCCAGTCGGATGAGGAGTTCGGCGGCGAGCAACTGGACCGATGAAGTTCATCGAAGAGGTCGTCGTCGAGGAGTTCCTCCCGACGTTTCGGGCGATGCTCGCAGGGGAGTTGCGCGACCGGGACCGCACCCAAAGCGAGGTCGCCGAACTGCTCGGAATCAGCCAGAGCGCCGTCTCGAAGTACGCCCACGGCGAGGTCGAGACCAACGACGTCCTCGCCGAGGACGACCGGGTCGTCGAGTTGGTCGACCGACTGGCCGACGGCCTCACCTCCGGCGACATGACACGCGTGCAGGCGCTCGTCGAGACCGAGGTACTCATCCGGAAACTGGAGCGCGGCGACGTGCTCGCTCGCCTCCACGAGGAGGCCTTCCCGCCGCTTGCCGACTACGAGGGCGCGCTTGATATCCACGACCCCGAAAGCGAACTGCGGACGGCCGAACGCGTCCGGTCGTCGGTCCGCCGCGGCGTCCGGACCCTCGAAACCATCAGCGGCTTCGCGGCGCTCATCCCGGCGGTCGGTTCGAATCTCGTCGAGGCGTTGCCGGACGCGAAGGGCATCGACGACGTCGCCGCCGTTCCCGGCCGAATCCTCGATATCAAAGGGCGGGCGACGGTTCCCAGCGACCCCGAGTTCGGTGTCTCCGAACACGTCGCCTCGGTTCTGCTGGCGGCCCGGAGCGGCGGCCACGACGCCCGCGCGGCACTGAACGTCCGCTACGACGAGGACATCATCGGGAAACTCGAGGCGGCGGGCTACGAGACCGTCGAGTTCGACGCCGAGGCGGACGTCGGGACGGCGATTGCCGACGCGCTGGCCGACGAGTCGAACCCCGACGTCCTCTATCAGACCGGCGGGTTCGGTATCGAACCCGTCTGCTACATCCTCGGTGCCGACGCCTCGGCGGTCGTCGGGACCGTCCGCGATATCGTCTGATGGCTATCGCCGAGTTCTACGGCCGCTGGGCCGACTGCTACGACCGCATCGCGACCGCACCCGGTGTCGGCCGCTGGCGTCGCGCGGCCGCCGCGGCCGTCGCCTCGCCCGGCGACACCATCGTCGAGATGGGCTGTGGAACCGGCGCGAACCTCCCGTATCTCCGTGAACGGGTCGGCCCCGAGGGCCACGTTATCGGCCTCGATATCACGCCCGAACTGCTCGACCGGGCGCGGAGACGCGCTGTGGAATACGACAACGTCGAGGTGCTGCGGGCCGACGCGACGCGGCCGCCGTTCGGTGGCGGCGATGGGACCAACATTGACGCTATCGTCGGCAGTTTCGTCTGCGGGATGTTCGAGGACCCGGCGGCCGTCGTCGGCGACTGGTGTGACGTCGTGGGAACCGGTGGCCGCATCGCATTGCTCGAAGCCACGGCGACCGACGAGTTGCTGGGTCGGCCGCTGAACCCGCTTTTCAGGGCCTTCACCGCTGTCGGAGCGCCCGGGACGGACGCTTGGGACGTACTCCGAGCGCCGTTCAGAGGTGTCGACACCGTTCTCTCGGAGCGAGTAAGCGCGGCACAGAGCGTCCTCGCTGACCGGACGGTCGAGCGACGCCACGAGACGTTCGCGCTCGGGTTCGTCGACCTGCTGTCCGGCCGCGTTCGCTAACGTTTTCGGCCGAGCGCGCTACCGGGTGGTATGGACCGACGCGTACTCGCCGGTGCGGCGGCGACCTGTTTCGTCTTCGTCGGCGCCGCCGTCGCCGATTTCTTCCTTGCCGACGGCTTCGCGCCCCTCGTCCTGCTGGCCGGCCTCGCCGGGGGGCTGGTCGCCGGCCTGCTGTCGGCTTCCCCGGGCCACCTCGGTGCGGGCGCTCTGGCCGGCGGCTACGGCGCCGCGGCGGGCTTTCTGGCCTTCCTCGTGGTCGGTGTCGTCCAATCGGTCGTCAGCGGCGATTTCGGCGTACTCCTGCTCGGGTTCCGGACGCTGCTCATCGCGCTCCTGCTGGTGCCGGTTCATGCGCTGTTGGGGGCGATGACGGCACCGCTGGGCGTTCGGATTCGGCGGGCCGCGGGACTTGAGACCTCGCTGCCGGAGTAGACGCTTGGACGCTTAGACGCTGCCATCCGGTC of the Natronomonas halophila genome contains:
- a CDS encoding TOBE domain-containing protein, with product MTLRKGFEPHLAIGETTVTGRDIEMLRAIDRFGSMHRAADELGRSYPHLQRRVVELEDAIGQLTRRARGGKDGGGTELTDDALDLIRRFERLRVELSGVTSVPESVISGTVTDQYGELATVQTAAGEISARVPEAAEDVEIAVRADAVVLMDPHSPSDGHTSLRNQLRGVVNELDIEDATATVSVEVADSVTITSVVTEESVDRLDLKEGTEVITAFKTTAARATALDS
- a CDS encoding phosphate ABC transporter ATP-binding protein; this encodes MLRATDVTQAYGDEAVFRNVSIDIEPGEVVAVIGPSGVGKTTLLRMLALSLEPDDGAVTFDGTDVWTADETERLSLRRRIGMVFQEASLFDGSVARNVEYGLRIRRSWGERFRSELRSLVGANGTADAVCESLDIVGLTEKMDQHAGSLSGGEAQRVSFARALAYDPDVLLLDEPTSDLDPRNTAVIEEAIAEARSRGIGVVVATHDMHQAERVADRVAVLLDGSITEIAPTEVIFEDPSDDRTRKFISGELIY
- a CDS encoding ABC transporter permease translates to MTVPLDSALQLLPAFLDLPFREGYVASIIYVSLYVSLIAVTLSTLFSIPVAIVMGFTDFPGKQFVKSVINTGMGFPSVVVGLVVLFAVSNQGPLGSLNLIFTKEAMIMSQFVLATPPITAISLAAITSVNENVRDAAHVLGGTRLDVALVVIKEARYGIATAILAGFGRAISEVGSVLIVGGNITSADGVSKTRTLTTAIQLEARQGQYETAMVLGAILVVLVLTINAIVVRFGDQGVQR
- a CDS encoding substrate-binding domain-containing protein, which translates into the protein MPIQRRQFIAAVGAGTLTSVAGCGQAIGGNGAGGNQPDVAGETLTLTTTTSTYDTGLLDEIHPDFEEMYGVTVDAVAQGTGAALESARNGDSDVVMVHARGLEDEFMRNGYGINRRDLMFNDFVIVGPESDPAGVQGMSSATEALDAIADTEAPFVSRGDNSGTHAKERNLWAAAGTEPGGDWYQETGSGMGEALNIANQQGAYTLSDRGTFISQRSEIDLTILVQGPIEDGPEILANPYGIMAVNPGVHDNANYDLAMAYIGWITSPGAQEAISNYQMNGEQLFFPEAVSEDPNFQQYVPEGWSSDSSDE
- the pth2 gene encoding peptidyl-tRNA hydrolase Pth2; translation: MKQAIVARTDVGMGKGKLAAQVAHASLQAYEDADSSTQSSWKSGGQKKIVLKGKSESQLQELADKARREGLPYALVRDAGHTQLEPGTVTALAVGPGPENVVDKVTGDLSLF
- a CDS encoding Yip1 family protein; protein product: MALHALRDLLVSPRDFFESRHPQTLVWPAIGAILLVAVVTAVGLWAVMQLALADLPPEGRDAFQRVFGTVVVLLPIIMLISWAIIAGVVHLLVRGDAEAATYGRTFGIVGLAALLEIPATVIGFARAYMLFASVSFSDPQVAQRQIETASGGGDPLVLLVWVLVTLWKGYVWKEGLIGAYNLPSDSATLAAAAAVAISLLMVFFG
- the dcd gene encoding dCTP deaminase gives rise to the protein MILSDADIRRRLTDGDLVVEPLDDPELQIQPASIDLRLGREFLEFQRTNIPCIHPNSEQEVDEYVDETYVEEGEDFILHPGDFVLGTTKERVEIPADLIAHVEGRSSLGRLAVVVHATAGLCDPGYEGQITLELSNLGTAPVALTPDMRISQLTFTELKNPAERPYGAERGSKYQGQAGPQASRIQSDEEFGGEQLDR
- a CDS encoding thiamine-phosphate synthase family protein; the protein is MKFIEEVVVEEFLPTFRAMLAGELRDRDRTQSEVAELLGISQSAVSKYAHGEVETNDVLAEDDRVVELVDRLADGLTSGDMTRVQALVETEVLIRKLERGDVLARLHEEAFPPLADYEGALDIHDPESELRTAERVRSSVRRGVRTLETISGFAALIPAVGSNLVEALPDAKGIDDVAAVPGRILDIKGRATVPSDPEFGVSEHVASVLLAARSGGHDARAALNVRYDEDIIGKLEAAGYETVEFDAEADVGTAIADALADESNPDVLYQTGGFGIEPVCYILGADASAVVGTVRDIV
- a CDS encoding class I SAM-dependent methyltransferase, encoding MAIAEFYGRWADCYDRIATAPGVGRWRRAAAAAVASPGDTIVEMGCGTGANLPYLRERVGPEGHVIGLDITPELLDRARRRAVEYDNVEVLRADATRPPFGGGDGTNIDAIVGSFVCGMFEDPAAVVGDWCDVVGTGGRIALLEATATDELLGRPLNPLFRAFTAVGAPGTDAWDVLRAPFRGVDTVLSERVSAAQSVLADRTVERRHETFALGFVDLLSGRVR